In a single window of the Sulfurimonas sp. hsl 1-7 genome:
- a CDS encoding AMP-binding protein: MNYPYENLENFTLKALLDRSNTLFGQKDVLSFVGKQPLKYRELDEKVKAMVTLLSERGITKGDKVALLSENMPNWAVAYLAITYFGAIVVPILPDFNPSDVHHIIRHSEAKAVFVSQKHLQTIEDLGNSEIKFVIELDTLKLVDHLTNHSYMELIKQKFSPKKELPKPDEDGIAAILYTSGTTGHSKGVMLTHKNLVTNALTSYKNIEITPDDIFLSILPLAHTFECTVGMLIPMVHGASVVYVDKTPTPTVLLKAFEVVRPTMILSVPLIIEKIFKNKILAKFHHSFALKHIYKVPFMRKQLHKLAGKKLLETFGGRLRMFAVGGAPLAGYVEEFLIDSEFPYLVGYGLTETAPLLAGTRMGMERKIGSTGLAMPGVELKIKNPHPFDGEGEIVAKSPSVMLGYYKDEEKTKEVFDEDGYFLTGDLGYIDEDGYLFISGRSKNMILGPSGENIYPEQIESIINQDEAVLDALVMQQDGKLVARIHLDYELIDKMFEANHTPDDVVKQKITEYLENMRIKVNTQMASFSKITKFIEQIEPFVKTPTKKIKRYLYTE, from the coding sequence ATGAATTATCCTTATGAAAACTTAGAAAATTTTACACTTAAAGCACTGCTAGATCGCTCAAATACACTTTTCGGGCAAAAAGATGTACTCTCGTTTGTAGGAAAACAGCCGTTAAAATATCGCGAACTTGATGAAAAAGTAAAAGCGATGGTAACACTGCTGAGTGAAAGAGGGATCACAAAAGGTGATAAAGTAGCACTTCTTAGTGAAAATATGCCAAACTGGGCTGTTGCCTACCTTGCTATTACATATTTCGGGGCTATTGTAGTTCCTATTTTACCCGACTTTAATCCATCAGATGTTCATCATATCATCAGACACTCCGAAGCCAAAGCTGTTTTTGTATCTCAAAAACATCTCCAGACGATCGAAGATCTCGGAAACTCTGAAATCAAATTTGTTATAGAGCTCGATACACTAAAACTTGTCGATCATCTCACAAACCATTCTTACATGGAGTTGATAAAACAAAAGTTTTCTCCAAAAAAAGAGTTACCTAAACCTGATGAAGACGGTATTGCTGCCATTTTATACACTTCTGGTACGACGGGACACTCTAAAGGGGTAATGCTTACACACAAAAACTTGGTTACAAATGCACTTACTTCATACAAAAACATTGAGATCACACCTGATGATATCTTCTTATCTATCTTGCCTTTGGCTCATACATTTGAATGTACGGTTGGGATGTTAATTCCGATGGTTCACGGTGCAAGCGTAGTTTATGTTGACAAAACACCTACTCCGACAGTGCTCTTAAAAGCTTTTGAAGTAGTTCGCCCGACAATGATACTCTCTGTACCGCTGATCATTGAGAAGATATTTAAAAATAAAATTCTTGCAAAATTCCACCACTCTTTTGCTCTGAAACATATCTATAAAGTTCCGTTTATGCGTAAACAACTGCATAAACTGGCAGGGAAAAAACTGCTAGAGACTTTTGGCGGAAGACTCAGAATGTTTGCAGTAGGAGGAGCACCTCTTGCAGGTTATGTAGAAGAGTTTCTGATAGACTCCGAATTTCCTTACCTTGTAGGTTACGGTCTTACTGAAACTGCACCGCTTCTTGCCGGAACTCGAATGGGGATGGAGCGTAAAATAGGTTCTACAGGTCTTGCGATGCCGGGTGTTGAGCTGAAAATCAAAAATCCCCATCCGTTTGACGGTGAAGGGGAAATAGTTGCCAAATCTCCTAGTGTTATGCTAGGTTATTATAAAGATGAAGAGAAAACAAAAGAGGTGTTTGATGAAGATGGATACTTTCTTACAGGTGATCTCGGCTACATAGATGAAGATGGATATCTCTTTATAAGCGGTAGAAGTAAAAACATGATTCTCGGACCTAGCGGAGAGAACATTTATCCAGAACAGATCGAATCTATTATCAATCAAGACGAAGCGGTTCTAGATGCACTTGTTATGCAGCAGGACGGAAAACTTGTCGCGAGAATTCATCTTGACTATGAGTTAATTGACAAAATGTTTGAAGCAAACCATACACCTGATGATGTTGTTAAACAAAAGATTACAGAGTATTTGGAAAATATGAGAATTAAAGTAAATACTCAGATGGCATCGTTTTCTAAGATTACAAAATTTATTGAGCAGATTGAACCGTTTGTAAAAACGCCTACGAAGAAGATAAAACGCTACCTCTATACAGAGTAG